A part of Amblyraja radiata isolate CabotCenter1 chromosome 23, sAmbRad1.1.pri, whole genome shotgun sequence genomic DNA contains:
- the slc17a9 gene encoding solute carrier family 17 member 9: MAFAAYNEGDKITSMNFIRPGDSPNEVPISRTHPNGTYWSKSEAKSWVPFLFMGTCLLYCARVTLPICVSAMAEQYEWDKKQSGLVLGSFFWGYCLTQILGGYISDRLGGAKILMLSTCAWGLVVIFTPIIVHQSSSPIVLLTASRFLMGLLQGVFYPSLTSLFSIKVRESDRAFTSSSVCTGSQVGTLLLGAVGSVLLHRYGWESVFYFSGLPSLLWGVCMWKYFLKGQDQIISLESLGNGLVNSKNSKVPWRKLFRSTAVWAVIVAHICLAGTFFCLLSWMPTFFHDLFPESKGWVFNVVPWAVAIPFSLFGGLLTDHLIKLGFDTAKVRKIMTVFAMGVSSIFTKLLSYSGNYYQAVIFLSVSLGLQTFNHSGVSVNVQDLAPSCAGSLFGIMNTGGALCGVAFVYLAGHLIETSGSWPSVFNFISIVNTFGLSFFLFFGQATRIDI; the protein is encoded by the exons ATGGCTTTTGCCGCGTACAATGAAGGCGATAAGATCACCAGCATGAACTTCATCCGGCCGGGAGACTCGCCAAACGAAGTGCCAATCAGCCGGACTCACCCTAATGGCACTTATTGGTCAAA GTCGGAAGCTAAATCATGGGTCCCATTTTTGTTTATGGGCACCTGCCTGCTGTACTGTGCCAGAGTGACTCTGCCCATCTGTGTGTCGGCCATGGCAGAACAGTACGAGTGGGACAAGAAACAGTCGGGCCTTGTGCTGGGAAGCTTCTTCTGGGGCTACTGTCTGACACAAATCTTAGGCGGCTACATCAGCGACAG ATTGGGTGGAGCCAAAATACTAATGCTATCTACATGTGCCTGGGGATTAGTCGTCATCTTCACCCCAATTATTGTTCATCAAAGCTCTTCCCCAATTGTACTTTTGACAGCATCCAGATTCCTTATGGGCTTGTTACAGG GTGTGTTTTATCCATCCCTGACGAGTTTATTCTCCATTAAAGTTCGGGAAAGTGATCGAGCGTTTACATCCAGCTCCGTCTGCACAGGTTCCCAGGTTGG AACATTATTGCTCGGAGCTGTAGGGTCGGTGTTGTTACACAGGTACGGCTGGGAGAGTGTGTTCTATTTCTCTGGCCTCCCCTCGCTGTTGTGGGGCGTCTGCATGTGGAAATATTTCCTTAAAGGACAAG ACCAGATAATATCTTTGGAAAGCTTGGGCAACGGGCTGGTGAACTCAAAGAACAGTAAGGTTCCATGGAGAAAATTGTTCCGGAGCACTGCTGTCTG GGCTGTCATTGTGGCCCACATTTGCCTGGCCGGGACGTTCTTCTGCCTTTTGTCCTGGATGCCAACATTCTTCCACGATCTGTTTCCCGAGTCCAAG GGTTGGGTATTCAACGTGGTCCCCTGGGCTGTCGCCATCCCATTCTCATTGTTTGGGGGCTTGCTAACCGATCACCTGATCAAACTCG GGTTTGACACCGCCAAAGTGCGAAAGATAATGACG GTGTTTGCCATGGGCGTTTCCAGCATCTTTACCAAATTATTGAGTTACTCAGGCAACTATTACCAAGCTGTGATATTCCTGTCTGTTAGCTTAGGACTTCAGACTTTCAATCACAG CGGAGTTTCTGTAAATGTTCAAGATTTGGCGCCATCCTGTGCGggctcactatttg GTATTATGAATACAGGTGGAGCCTTGTGCG GGGTTGCCTTTGTCTACCTTGCCGGTCACCTCATAGAGACCTCAGGATCATGGCCGTCTGTTTTCAATTTCATCAGCATCGTCAACACCTTCGGCCTctccttcttcctcttcttcggcCAAGCGACACGGATAGACATTTAA